The following are encoded in a window of Streptomyces sp. SAT1 genomic DNA:
- a CDS encoding pyridoxamine 5'-phosphate oxidase family protein gives MATNWAAFAATEPDLAALAEGRFGAFRHHVLVTLRADGTPRTSGLEVRFLHGELWLGMMPDSLKARDLLRDPRFALQANPGPGTAMGGGDVRIGGRAFEVTDPETKGAYVKEVEPPQPFHLFRTELTEVVRTSVEDDRYLVVQVFRPGEPVRTLRRT, from the coding sequence ATGGCGACGAACTGGGCGGCTTTCGCCGCGACGGAACCCGACCTTGCCGCACTGGCCGAGGGGCGCTTCGGCGCCTTCCGGCACCACGTGCTCGTCACGCTGCGCGCGGACGGTACGCCCCGGACCAGCGGCCTGGAGGTGCGGTTCCTGCACGGAGAGCTGTGGCTCGGCATGATGCCGGACTCGCTGAAGGCACGCGATCTGCTGCGGGACCCGCGGTTCGCGCTCCAGGCGAATCCGGGTCCCGGCACCGCGATGGGCGGCGGCGATGTGCGGATCGGCGGGCGGGCGTTCGAGGTGACGGATCCGGAGACGAAGGGGGCGTATGTGAAAGAGGTGGAACCGCCGCAGCCGTTCCACCTCTTCCGCACCGAGCTGACGGAGGTCGTGCGGACCTCCGTCGAGGACGACCGGTATCTGGTCGTCCAGGTCTTCCGGCCCGGAGAGCCGGTGCGGACCCTCCGGCGGACCTGA
- a CDS encoding class II aldolase/adducin family protein, with protein MHGRGPTPPPPLPTDRLRFAMPPMHESAEDERRHRKERLAGALRIFGRYGFEDGVSGHITARDPEFSDCFWVNPFGMPFAHVTVSDLVLANQDGQVIEGGHHVNQAAFTVHAQVHAARPDVVAVAHCHSVHGRALAALGELLDPLTQESCAFYEDHALYDTYTGVVVDAEEGRRIADTLGSRKALVLRNHGLLTVGDSVDAAAWWFLSMERSAQVQLTARAAGRPVLIDHRAAVSTREQLGGDLVAWINYQPLWQQVSRAEPDLLS; from the coding sequence ATGCACGGCCGCGGCCCCACTCCGCCCCCGCCCCTGCCCACCGACAGGCTGCGCTTCGCCATGCCGCCGATGCACGAGTCGGCGGAGGACGAACGCCGACACCGCAAGGAACGGCTCGCGGGCGCACTGCGGATCTTCGGCCGGTACGGCTTCGAGGACGGCGTCTCGGGCCACATCACCGCCCGCGACCCCGAGTTCAGCGACTGCTTCTGGGTCAATCCCTTCGGCATGCCCTTCGCGCACGTCACCGTGAGCGACCTCGTGCTCGCCAACCAGGACGGCCAGGTCATCGAGGGCGGCCACCACGTCAACCAGGCCGCCTTCACCGTGCACGCCCAGGTGCACGCGGCCCGGCCGGACGTGGTCGCCGTCGCCCACTGCCACTCCGTGCACGGCCGCGCCCTGGCCGCCCTCGGCGAACTCCTCGACCCGCTCACCCAGGAGAGCTGCGCCTTCTACGAGGACCACGCCCTCTACGACACCTACACCGGTGTCGTCGTCGACGCGGAGGAGGGCCGCCGGATCGCGGACACCCTCGGCTCCCGCAAGGCGCTGGTGCTGCGCAACCACGGTCTGCTGACGGTCGGCGACTCGGTGGACGCCGCCGCCTGGTGGTTCCTCTCCATGGAACGCTCCGCCCAGGTGCAGCTGACCGCCCGCGCGGCGGGCCGCCCGGTCCTCATCGACCACCGGGCGGCGGTGTCGACCCGCGAACAGCTCGGCGGCGACCTCGTGGCCTGGATCAACTACCAGCCCCTGTGGCAACAGGTCAGCCGCGCCGAACCCGACCTGCTGAGCTGA